The following are encoded together in the Deltaproteobacteria bacterium genome:
- the motA gene encoding flagellar motor stator protein MotA: MSAILSIIVVSASVFGGFAMAKGHFGILVQPSEYVVICGAMLGALIGYAPITTFTKILKSIPIVFKGSGVTKNTFLQLLGLLITIFNVIRKEGVLGIEKDLSDPHTSERFKKYPAILHDHHAMDLLVGSLRLFVDGVVNAFDLDKLMETEIETHHSESAEITTLLNKVADAAPGIGIVAAVLGIIITMGHIDGPPSEIGHHVAAALVGTFLGILISYGYLQPIAQNIDSINREKHLLLSAIRAAVVSFAGGSPPQVALEFARKAITSDFRPSNAELEAIVSEARKA, encoded by the coding sequence GGCGGCTTTGCTATGGCTAAGGGGCACTTTGGGATATTGGTTCAGCCTTCCGAGTACGTGGTTATTTGTGGAGCAATGCTTGGAGCATTGATAGGATATGCACCGATAACGACGTTTACTAAGATACTAAAATCCATCCCCATTGTGTTTAAAGGAAGCGGTGTAACAAAGAACACCTTCTTACAGCTCCTGGGTTTGTTGATTACAATCTTTAACGTCATTCGCAAAGAGGGAGTTCTTGGCATTGAAAAGGATTTGTCAGATCCCCATACGAGCGAGCGCTTCAAGAAATATCCAGCCATATTGCACGATCACCATGCCATGGATCTACTGGTAGGCTCTCTCAGGCTGTTCGTAGACGGGGTGGTAAATGCCTTTGACTTAGATAAACTAATGGAAACAGAAATTGAAACTCATCACAGCGAGTCTGCCGAAATAACGACGCTCCTAAACAAAGTTGCAGATGCCGCTCCTGGCATCGGTATAGTAGCCGCGGTGCTAGGTATTATCATCACTATGGGTCACATCGACGGGCCCCCGTCGGAGATTGGGCACCACGTTGCTGCAGCACTAGTTGGAACATTTTTAGGAATCTTAATTAGCTACGGCTACCTACAGCCCATCGCACAGAATATCGATTCGATTAACCGCGAAAAGCATTTACTTCTAAGCGCCATACGCGCAGCGGTAGTCTCTTTTGCGGGCGGCTCGCCACCACAGGTAGCGCTAGAATTTGCGCGAAAGGCCATAACATCCGATTTTCGTCCAAGCAATGCGGAACTAGAAGCAATAGTTTCTGAGGCTCGTAAAGCTTAA